The Brachypodium distachyon strain Bd21 chromosome 4, Brachypodium_distachyon_v3.0, whole genome shotgun sequence nucleotide sequence CTATCGACATGGGCAGCTGATGATGCTGGTGGTTCTGAATTGGCACAGATATAGATAGATTGAGTACCTACCGATGCATAAACATTTGATTTTGTCTTTGTGTGCCATGTATGGCATAGATATTCTTTTTTGTATCTGTAACTCAGGTACCAGAAACCACGTTCATGTGGTCAATTTGCGCCTTTTTCTCAGAGCTACTGTGAACACATGACTGAAGAAACACTCTGATATAATCTGCCTCGTAAGATGGCACGAGTGGCTTGAATTTGTACTTTCTTTATTCCAACAATCCATCTGTTCGCTTGCAGATTTGATCCAAGGGTGGAGCTGTAAAGAAAGATAGGATTGAACATCTAGATGCACAACGGCACAAAATATTAACACATAAAATTGATTTCTACGAGATAATTGCTGCCTCTGATCAGACAGGAACACAAGGATGGCTGCAACACCAAGATAAATATaatatctactccctctgtccggGTTTACAAGGCTCACACGAAATTTTatgtcaaactttgaccaaaattaCATTAGCAATACGAGGTTATCGTgacacaaaagagatatcGTTGGACTCGTATCGAAAAACTCTTTCTAATGGTAAAATTTTATACACATATCTTGAATGTTATTTGTATAACTCTTGatcaaagtttggcacaaaACCCAACAGAGGTCTTATAAacctggacggagggagtatctaaaAATCCTTTCTTAATTTGTTCATACTGCTGGATGATTAAACCAACCTTCTGGAATGTAAAGCTTTGATAGTTCCAACGGCTAGAAATGGTGAGGTTGTTGGCTTCACATGGAATGGATGGAGAACGAAATGATATCTCAAATCCAAGTGTTTGCCCCTCACCTGTAAGTAAGTAACAGAAACCAGATATATGATAAAAAAATTGCTCAGGTCCATAAATATGATATATTCCAGTCTTCCAgagctgaaaaaaaaaatgataacaTACTTAGAGGGTTACAACGGCACAGACACCATGCTGTCAAGATTGTACCCTTTGCAACCCCGTACCTTTTGTACGCCTGCATAGAGTACTCGCTGCATGTTGGCACATAACGGCAGCTTGAAGGTAGTAAGGGTGATATCTCTCCTGTAGACATAAATCTTATCCGGTGAGAAGACCATACAGATCTaatctatctattatatattaaaagtACATGACGGAGCAACCACAAAAAAGATAGAGAGGCTAGAAAATCCCACAAAAAAGCAAGATATCCAACCGTTGGAAtaacagaaaaacaaatcgTAGCCATTAGATCTTACTATTAGTATTTTGGATATTTTTAAGTTAAAAGAAATTACCCACGTATGCCATGGGTAACCCTGACTAAACGTATGCCACGgatccatcttctcgatctgcaacctcccgccgccgccgtcgtcagGTTGTTCGATGCGGGAGGTTGGAGCAGCCTGTCCCTGATTAATCAGGTTCTTCTCGATCCATGCACTCATCCTTCTTCTTGAGCCCTCCGATTAGTCCTAGGGAAGGGGAAGTGATGTGTTTTAAGGATGAAGACGTGGCAGGTAGCAGCAGCCTGTCCCTGAGAGGAGATGGGACGTGgagccaggaggaggagaattCGGAGGAGGATGTCAAAATTAAGTAGTGCTTATTCAATTCCCTTGACCCTTACAAGGTCAGTGGATTTCCCTGAAACATCTCGCAGCTGATCTGATGCCGCTCCCAGTGTGAGGCTTCGGCGTTGCACCGGTCTCAGTAGGATATATTCAACCACGGCATACTGAATCAACTCAAGACTAGCAATGATTTGGTGTTTAATTCCTGGCTCCCTATGATTAATCATGAATGAAGCAAATAGCCAAATAAGCACATGTGAGTACTATTTGTTTTACCGATGCTACTGGAAcacattgttttgttttatgatTCTGCATCTTCCTTTTGCATAGGGGTGATAAAATTAAAGTTTTTGAGTTGGTGAGACTTCCATATTATCTCTGACATATAATGGAGATTGAGTTGATGTATCACACAACAAAACATGCCTGTACAGACGCCCAATTAGCAGACTAAAGACGTGATATTTCATCTCTATTGAGTTATAGAGTCGCTTTCACAAAGCGTCCTTGAAGCGTCTCCTCAGGAACCGTGTCAAGTTATGTAGAGACGCTAGCTAAGCGCGTCTATAAGATATAAGACACTTTGTAGAGACATCGAAACTCGTTTCTGTACATGTAGGGACATTTTATTTGACACGTTTCACTCGCGTCCCTACTAATAGTTTGACACGCTCAATTTACGTTGCAACAAATGTAGAGACGCTTTTACAAATTTGGACTAGCCCATCTCGTGAGCTAGTTCATCTTAAAAGTATAGTCTTTGACTCCACTCCATAGTAGTAGTAAGATGGATGTCCAAAAAACAATCAGGAATAAAGCAGCAACAAACTGCAAATATGAACTTACTTTTGTAGAATCTTAGCATGGACAGTGCCACTTTGACTCCCAGATCATCGACTTTCTCTTCTCAGAATCATAACATGTGCAAATTGTCGCCAAGGGGGGCCAGTCCTTTTACTTGTGTAGTTCATTGCAGGGAGAAAACAACCACGTCTTCAGACAAAATAAAGTTCAAAGCACAATGTCCTGAATTCATGTTTCCCAAAAGTGCACATAGAGTTCCATAGCTGGCGTATGTATAGTGAGGTTTTACAGTGTGTGAGTTCATGAGCTTCCGACACACATTTTTTCTTAACAGTCACTGACAGAGTTCTTTTGCACAAAATTAACTGGGGAAAAGTGGAAACATATGATGCTAAAATACATTCTGAATTCGTGTTAAGCACTCCCATACTTTGGAAACAAAGGATGAAAGAAGTATTAAttctaagaaaaataaagaaacaagAAGTGCATTTAGACTTCTCAACCTGCAATCACTGAACTAACCTTCATCATCAGCAGAACAGCAGACCAGCTTCACCGGaatccttctcttcttcttgtacGAACCAGCGAAAGAATCTAGACATCAGAAACCAAGACGGTCAATTGAGGGGAGGTTAATTTGTCAGTTGTTTGCACAGTAGGATCCATCATCCAAGAGAGCAGAGAGCTTGACTCAAACGAAAGATTAGGAGTAAGGAGATTTACTTTTTCTTCTGGCGAGAGGATGCCCAGCCATAGTAGGCAAGAGGGAGATAGAgacggcggcgtccatggccatggcggcggcgttaTGACTGTGCATTCCGTTAATTTGGTTCGGTAAATACAGGCATCAAAACTTGAGTAGATACGGTACGCAAG carries:
- the LOC106865378 gene encoding uncharacterized protein LOC106865378 isoform X1, with translation MLRFYKREISPLLPSSCRYVPTCSEYSMQAYKRYGVAKGTILTAWCLCRCNPLSEGQTLGFEISFRSPSIPCEANNLTISSRWNYQSFTFQKLHPWIKSASEQMDCWNKESTNSSHSCHLTRQIISECFFSHVFTVALRKRRKLTT
- the LOC106865378 gene encoding uncharacterized protein LOC106865378 isoform X2; translation: MAYVGEISPLLPSSCRYVPTCSEYSMQAYKRYGVAKGTILTAWCLCRCNPLSEGQTLGFEISFRSPSIPCEANNLTISSRWNYQSFTFQKLHPWIKSASEQMDCWNKESTNSSHSCHLTRQIISECFFSHVFTVALRKRRKLTT